One window of Helicobacter winghamensis ATCC BAA-430 genomic DNA carries:
- the def gene encoding peptide deformylase, giving the protein MLEVITYPNPLLRQISKSVEVFDKGLHTLLDEMYEVMLAKNGVGISAIQVAKPIRALLICIPDEDGNQHKEDLLEVINPKIIERDGEILFNEGCLSVPEFYEEIKRASNIKIAYQDRYGNPQEIVAQDYLAVAFQHEIDHLNGVLFIDKLSIVKRKKFEKELKQRQKH; this is encoded by the coding sequence ATGTTAGAAGTTATCACTTATCCCAATCCTTTGTTGCGTCAAATCTCTAAGTCTGTGGAAGTTTTTGATAAAGGATTGCACACGCTTTTAGATGAAATGTATGAAGTAATGCTTGCAAAAAATGGTGTTGGAATCTCTGCAATTCAAGTAGCAAAGCCTATCCGAGCGCTTTTAATTTGTATCCCAGATGAAGATGGCAATCAGCATAAAGAAGATTTACTAGAAGTGATTAATCCAAAAATCATAGAAAGAGACGGGGAAATTCTTTTTAATGAAGGTTGCTTAAGTGTGCCAGAATTTTATGAAGAAATCAAACGCGCTTCAAACATAAAAATCGCCTATCAAGATCGTTATGGAAATCCACAAGAAATTGTTGCGCAAGACTATCTAGCAGTTGCCTTTCAGCACGAAATTGATCATTTAAATGGGGTTTTATTTATTGATAAACTTTCCATTGTTAAGCGCAAAAAGTTTGAAAAAGAGCTAAAGCAAAGGCAAAAGCACTAA
- the msrA gene encoding peptide-methionine (S)-S-oxide reductase MsrA, with product MQQTIYLAGGCFWGVQGYFDLLKGVLNSQVGYANSKVESPSYQQVCSGATQATEAVEISFDSTLLSLEMLLKRFFSIINPFALNYQGNDIGTQYRSGIYTQDTQMLKEIKGFVENLQKQFSQKIVTEVSLLENFYSAEAYHQKYLAKNPNGYCHIDLSAALKEI from the coding sequence ATGCAACAAACAATTTATTTAGCAGGCGGATGTTTTTGGGGTGTGCAAGGGTATTTTGATTTGCTTAAGGGTGTGCTTAATTCACAAGTGGGTTATGCAAATTCTAAGGTGGAATCTCCTAGCTATCAACAAGTTTGTAGCGGAGCAACACAGGCAACAGAAGCAGTAGAGATTTCTTTTGATTCTACTCTTTTAAGCCTTGAAATGTTGCTTAAACGCTTTTTTAGTATCATTAATCCCTTTGCACTCAATTATCAAGGCAACGATATTGGCACACAATATAGAAGCGGTATTTATACGCAAGACACACAAATGCTAAAAGAAATTAAAGGTTTTGTGGAAAATTTACAAAAGCAATTTTCTCAAAAAATTGTTACAGAAGTAAGCCTGTTAGAAAACTTCTATTCCGCTGAAGCCTACCATCAAAAATATCTTGCTAAGAATCCTAATGGATATTGCCATATTGACTTAAGTGCAGCATTAAAAGAGATTTAG
- the mnmA gene encoding tRNA 2-thiouridine(34) synthase MnmA, translating to MKKVLLLMSGGVDSSYCAYLLQKQGYLVYGVYLKLHDKEEKHAYFVRNIEKCAKHLNIEYSIIDERELFKEKVYDYFVESYKKGLTPNPCAMCNPFVKFGIAFDLADKMGFDYVATGHYAQIKDGKVAQGADIHKDQSYFLFGLKQEWISRIIFPLGDKIKEEIKPIALKELSWLGTLETYKDSQEICFVENSYIDVLNKHYKTESKGNVLDAQGNVIGTHKGYMQYTIGKRKGFEIKGALTPHYVLKINPQDNTIVVGNKEALATKEVRATNFSLPKEYFKDNNTLECEVKIRYKSHKAKARIELIKEAQKEVIVAHLQEPVYGVASGQALVLYDGSKVLGGGFIL from the coding sequence ATGAAAAAAGTTTTATTATTAATGAGCGGTGGTGTGGATTCTAGCTATTGTGCTTATCTTTTACAAAAACAAGGCTATTTGGTCTATGGAGTGTATTTAAAACTCCACGATAAAGAGGAAAAGCACGCCTATTTTGTGCGTAATATTGAAAAATGCGCAAAACATTTAAACATAGAATATTCTATCATTGATGAAAGGGAGTTGTTTAAAGAAAAAGTTTATGATTATTTTGTGGAATCTTACAAAAAGGGCTTAACGCCAAATCCTTGCGCGATGTGTAATCCCTTTGTAAAATTTGGAATCGCATTTGATTTAGCCGATAAAATGGGGTTTGATTATGTAGCAACAGGACATTATGCGCAAATTAAAGATGGTAAGGTTGCACAAGGGGCGGATATACATAAGGATCAAAGTTATTTTCTTTTTGGATTAAAGCAAGAGTGGATTTCGCGAATTATTTTTCCACTTGGGGATAAGATTAAAGAAGAAATTAAGCCTATCGCTTTAAAGGAACTCTCTTGGCTTGGCACACTAGAAACCTATAAAGACTCTCAAGAGATTTGCTTTGTAGAAAATTCTTATATTGATGTGCTAAATAAGCACTATAAAACAGAATCTAAAGGCAATGTCCTAGATGCGCAAGGGAATGTGATTGGCACACATAAAGGTTATATGCAATATACCATTGGAAAGCGCAAAGGCTTTGAAATTAAGGGTGCGCTAACTCCACATTATGTACTAAAAATCAATCCCCAAGATAACACTATTGTTGTGGGCAATAAGGAAGCTCTAGCTACAAAGGAAGTGCGTGCGACAAATTTCTCTTTGCCAAAAGAATATTTTAAAGACAACAATACCCTAGAATGCGAAGTAAAAATCCGCTACAAAAGCCACAAAGCAAAAGCTAGAATTGAATTGATTAAAGAAGCACAAAAAGAAGTGATTGTAGCACATTTGCAAGAGCCTGTTTATGGTGTGGCAAGCGGACAAGCTCTTGTGCTTTATGATGGCTCTAAAGTGCTTGGTGGTGGATTTATCCTTTAA
- the fliY gene encoding flagellar motor switch protein FliY, with product MLNDFLKLIIQETTATIEGLLGQTPEVSHIEAQDGKSDSINPPMAKIDISTDDGSSLAFFISPKVATALADMMLGGEGESKETMEADDLDATKEIASNIFGAISTSLGGQKELPKLSFSISNINFIPDGDLGLGNYSGFYTFSFNIGSVQDYLYFGFSSAFENHFNPNANQALEESSTGNGEAQAKVELNNAEMKNMAMLLDVRLQVKVRIGQKKMLLKDVIAMDIGSVVELNQLANDPLEVLVDDKVIAKGEVVIVDGNFGIQITEIAPKKDRLDQLM from the coding sequence ATGCTTAATGATTTTTTAAAACTCATTATCCAAGAAACAACCGCTACTATTGAAGGCTTACTAGGACAAACGCCAGAAGTTAGCCACATAGAAGCACAAGATGGTAAAAGCGATTCCATAAATCCCCCTATGGCAAAGATTGATATAAGCACTGATGATGGCTCAAGCCTAGCATTTTTCATCTCACCCAAAGTTGCAACTGCTTTAGCTGATATGATGTTAGGGGGAGAAGGAGAGAGCAAAGAAACAATGGAAGCGGACGATTTGGACGCAACAAAAGAGATTGCTTCTAATATCTTTGGTGCTATTTCCACTTCTCTTGGCGGGCAAAAAGAGCTTCCAAAGCTAAGTTTTAGCATTAGCAATATTAACTTTATCCCTGATGGAGATTTAGGACTTGGAAATTACAGCGGATTTTATACTTTTTCTTTTAATATAGGCTCTGTACAAGATTATTTGTATTTTGGATTTTCTAGCGCGTTTGAAAACCACTTTAACCCAAATGCAAACCAAGCCCTAGAAGAAAGTAGCACAGGAAATGGTGAAGCGCAGGCAAAAGTGGAGCTAAATAATGCTGAAATGAAAAATATGGCAATGCTTTTAGATGTGCGTTTGCAAGTAAAAGTTAGGATCGGGCAGAAAAAAATGTTACTTAAAGATGTGATTGCAATGGATATAGGAAGCGTTGTAGAACTTAATCAACTAGCAAACGACCCTTTAGAAGTGCTTGTAGATGATAAGGTGATTGCAAAAGGGGAAGTCGTCATTGTAGATGGAAACTTTGGAATCCAAATTACAGAAATTGCCCCGAAAAAAGACAGGCTTGATCAATTAATGTAA
- the fliM gene encoding flagellar motor switch protein FliM, protein MADILSQEEIDALLEVVDDEGGEPETLEKPAVVQQRQITLYDFKRPNRVSKEQLRAFRGIHDKMARSLSSQISAIMRSIVEIQLHSVDQMTYGEFLMSLPSPTSFNVFSMKPLDGTGVLEINPSIAFPMIDRLLGGKGDPYESTREFSDIELNLLDTILRQMMQNLKEAWAPITEIFPTVDVKESSPNVVQIVAQNEIVIMVVMEIIIGHSSGMMNLCYPVISLESVLSRLASRDIMLSETSAKKSRNKELQALLGGAKVNVAAVLGETKLSMHEILDLEVGDIVRLDRPADDTVIINVDGREKFLASIGLHRYRKTIEVKEMIKTEKDQVKEILEMLEVQRKSRASELEEE, encoded by the coding sequence AGGCGGAGAGCCAGAAACACTAGAAAAACCTGCTGTTGTTCAGCAAAGGCAAATCACGCTTTATGACTTTAAACGCCCAAATCGCGTTAGCAAAGAGCAACTCCGAGCATTTCGCGGAATCCACGATAAGATGGCAAGAAGTCTCTCTAGTCAAATTTCTGCAATTATGCGTTCCATCGTCGAGATTCAACTTCACAGCGTGGATCAAATGACTTATGGGGAATTTTTAATGAGCTTGCCAAGCCCTACAAGCTTCAATGTGTTTTCTATGAAACCCCTTGATGGCACAGGTGTTTTAGAGATTAACCCTAGTATTGCCTTCCCTATGATTGATAGGCTCTTAGGCGGCAAAGGCGATCCTTATGAATCCACAAGAGAATTTAGTGATATTGAATTAAATTTACTTGATACAATTTTACGCCAAATGATGCAAAACCTTAAAGAAGCGTGGGCGCCTATTACAGAGATTTTTCCAACCGTTGATGTAAAGGAATCTAGCCCAAACGTTGTGCAAATTGTTGCACAAAATGAAATTGTTATTATGGTAGTTATGGAGATTATCATCGGGCATAGTAGCGGAATGATGAACTTATGCTATCCTGTTATCTCCCTAGAATCCGTGCTATCACGCCTTGCGAGCAGGGATATAATGCTAAGTGAAACCAGTGCGAAAAAATCAAGAAATAAAGAGCTTCAAGCACTCTTAGGGGGCGCAAAAGTCAATGTTGCTGCCGTTCTTGGAGAAACAAAGCTATCAATGCACGAAATTCTTGATTTAGAAGTGGGTGATATTGTGCGACTAGATCGCCCTGCTGATGATACAGTAATTATCAATGTTGATGGTAGAGAAAAGTTTTTAGCTAGTATTGGGCTACATCGTTATCGTAAAACCATTGAAGTTAAAGAGATGATAAAAACAGAAAAAGACCAAGTTAAAGAAATTTTAGAAATGCTTGAAGTGCAAAGAAAATCGCGCGCTAGCGAATTAGAAGAGGAGTAA